The following coding sequences lie in one Silene latifolia isolate original U9 population chromosome 5, ASM4854445v1, whole genome shotgun sequence genomic window:
- the LOC141656710 gene encoding putative plastid-lipid-associated protein 14, chloroplastic isoform X2, with the protein MAFCGIGCVSSMEGIDLRFISVNSPALLIKPVNKSVNLRILGPLLRRKCVRMLCNASMSSISEEKGEMSGVAALEDDLGLVNQFKMSDFEVSDCVSVGLGGRGDELVFEAIVKDSSSPLYDKKVVLRELTSVQAQRRGKRAIEVFKKLACRRLLYHSYSMQVHGFISSPTIGGASFTLVHGYHGSFSLRHWLQQSDWLPTLEATLALDEESVRRVGDDSIGGPAVTRQLRLIRMLMRDLLIGVNYLHSHGLAHTELKLENVHVSPLDGRIKVGILGNAADFLESSSKSSNDDSFDSRRRQMMIGFDMRCLGFIMAKMVLRELMDPSIFAKFKSFLTKGNDPSSLREFMLPILCKKSPSGNIGLQILDRNWGAGWNLLALLLAQKPLERISCLNALRHPFLCGPKWRVEPSMNMIRWGLGSTAVRITEEYIYGHPQRRRLSHFIELMEMLNPHPKPRNWLDLLPGKWRLLYSTGRHIGLTFRQPSHRVLIGDVNLSVTRISSAKTTFSISSEIAFNVINGRDWPHNKTGTPGHLTVTSPFRLRAGRRLYLKENIDPGMSLTSSNSTNSVLKILSGKKWRKAFPVSEIPSSLPVAKLASNDIEISMELDEPLGSKVESAQRVLQEIRLQVPPEMFDLTKVVCGTYVDSRLLVLRCVNGSALLFTRTCTDV; encoded by the exons ATGGCTTTTTGTGGAATTGGGTGTGTTTCAAGCATGGAAGGGATTGATTTGCGGTTTATAAGCGTAAATTCACCAGCTTTATTGATTAAACCAGTaaataagagtgtaaatttgagaATTCTTGGTCCTTTATTGCGTCGAAAATGTGTTAGAATGTTATGTAATGCTTCAATGAGCTCAATCTCTGAAGAGAAGGGTGAAATGAGTGGAGTAGCTGCTTTAGAGGATGATTTGGGTTTGGTTAATCAGTTCAAAATGTCGGATTTCGAGGTTTCTGATTGTGTTAGCGTTGGTCTTGGCGGTCGG GGTGATGAACTGGTTTTTGAAGCTATTGTGAAGGATTCTAGCAG CCCGTTGTATGATAAAAAAGTTGTGCTTCGGGAGCTTACTAGTGTTCAGGCACAACGGAGAGGGAAACGAGCTATAGAG GTATTCAAGAAGTTGGCTTGCCGTAGACTTCTGTATCATTCTTATTCAATGCAAGTTCATGGGTTTATCTCTTCTCCAACTATTGGGGGTGCTTCATTTACCCTGGTTCACGGT TACCATGGAAGTTTTTCATTAAGGCACTGGCTTCAGCAATCAGATTGGTTGCCAACCTTAGAAGCTACCCTGGCACTTGATGAGGAGTCTGTTCGACGGGTAGGAGACGACAGCATTGGAGGCCCAGCTGTTACACGACAATTACGCCTCATCCGAATGCTGATGAGAGATCTTTTGATAGGA GTAAATTACTTGCATAGCCATGGACTCGCCCACACAGAACTGAAATTGGAAAATGTGCATGTGAGCCCTCTTGACGGACGTATTAAA GTAGGTATTTTGGGAAATGCTGCCGATTTTCTTGAGAGCAGTTCAAAATCTTCAAATGATGATAGTTTTGATAGTAGGAGGCGCCAAATGATGATTGGATTTGACATGAG GTGTCTGGGATTTATTATGGCAAAGATGGTTCTACGGGAGCTCATGGATCCTTCAATATTTGCGAAGTTCAAATCATTTCTTACCAAG GGAAATGATCCTTCAAGCTTACGTGAATTCATGCTGCCCATTTTATGCAAGAAATCCCCTTCTGGAAATATTGGTCTTCAA ATACTTGATCGGAATTGGGGTGCTGGTTGGAATCTATTGGCCTTATTGCTTGCTCAGAAACCTTTGGAAAGAATAAG CTGCCTAAATGCGTTGAGGCACCCTTTTTTGTGTGGGCCAAAATGGAGGGTCGAGCCATCAATGAACATGATCAGGTGGGGTCTGGGATCTACTGCGGTTCGAATTACTGAGGAGTACATATACGGACACCCTCAG CGTCGCAGACTCTCCCACTTTATTGAGCTAATGGAGATGCTGAACCCTCATCCAAAGCCCAGG AATTGGTTGGACCTATTACCAGGAAAATGGCGTCTGCTATATAGTACAGGTCGTCATATTGGCTTAACCTTTCGACAACCCTCTCATCGGGTTCTGATAGGTGATGTAAACTTATCAGTCACCAGAATATCATCTGCGAAAACAACATTCTCGATCTCTTCAGAAATCGCTTTCAACGTGATCAATGGCCGGGATTGGCCCCACAACAAAACCGGTACACCCGGACATTTAACAGTCACATCCCCATTCAGACTAAGGGCTGGTCGGCGTCTCTACCTCAAGGAAAACATTGACCCGGGAATGTCTTTAACAAGTTCGAACTCAACAAACTCCGTCCTGAAAATCTTGTCAGGGAAGAAATGGAGAAAAGCATTCCCGGTCAGTGAGATTCCTTCAAGCCTTCCAGTAGCCAAACTTGCTTCAAACGACATTGAAATTTCAATGGAACTTGATGAGCCTCTTGGTAGCAAAGTCGAGAGCGCTCAAAGGGTTCTTCAAGAAATAAGATTACAAGTCCCTCCGGAAATGTTTGATCTGACGAAAGTGGTGTGTGGTACATACGTCGATTCTAGGCTCCTCGTCCTTCGCTGTGTAAATGGTTCGGCACTCCTTTTTACTCGAACATGCACAGATGTATAG
- the LOC141656710 gene encoding putative plastid-lipid-associated protein 14, chloroplastic isoform X1, whose translation MFFLMLNSSYLHLCTQSSLNEKVMAFCGIGCVSSMEGIDLRFISVNSPALLIKPVNKSVNLRILGPLLRRKCVRMLCNASMSSISEEKGEMSGVAALEDDLGLVNQFKMSDFEVSDCVSVGLGGRGDELVFEAIVKDSSSPLYDKKVVLRELTSVQAQRRGKRAIEVFKKLACRRLLYHSYSMQVHGFISSPTIGGASFTLVHGYHGSFSLRHWLQQSDWLPTLEATLALDEESVRRVGDDSIGGPAVTRQLRLIRMLMRDLLIGVNYLHSHGLAHTELKLENVHVSPLDGRIKVGILGNAADFLESSSKSSNDDSFDSRRRQMMIGFDMRCLGFIMAKMVLRELMDPSIFAKFKSFLTKGNDPSSLREFMLPILCKKSPSGNIGLQILDRNWGAGWNLLALLLAQKPLERISCLNALRHPFLCGPKWRVEPSMNMIRWGLGSTAVRITEEYIYGHPQRRRLSHFIELMEMLNPHPKPRNWLDLLPGKWRLLYSTGRHIGLTFRQPSHRVLIGDVNLSVTRISSAKTTFSISSEIAFNVINGRDWPHNKTGTPGHLTVTSPFRLRAGRRLYLKENIDPGMSLTSSNSTNSVLKILSGKKWRKAFPVSEIPSSLPVAKLASNDIEISMELDEPLGSKVESAQRVLQEIRLQVPPEMFDLTKVVCGTYVDSRLLVLRCVNGSALLFTRTCTDV comes from the exons ATGTTTTTCCTCATGCTCAACTCTTCCTACCTTCATCTTTGCACGCAATCATC GTTGAATGAAAAGGTGATGGCTTTTTGTGGAATTGGGTGTGTTTCAAGCATGGAAGGGATTGATTTGCGGTTTATAAGCGTAAATTCACCAGCTTTATTGATTAAACCAGTaaataagagtgtaaatttgagaATTCTTGGTCCTTTATTGCGTCGAAAATGTGTTAGAATGTTATGTAATGCTTCAATGAGCTCAATCTCTGAAGAGAAGGGTGAAATGAGTGGAGTAGCTGCTTTAGAGGATGATTTGGGTTTGGTTAATCAGTTCAAAATGTCGGATTTCGAGGTTTCTGATTGTGTTAGCGTTGGTCTTGGCGGTCGG GGTGATGAACTGGTTTTTGAAGCTATTGTGAAGGATTCTAGCAG CCCGTTGTATGATAAAAAAGTTGTGCTTCGGGAGCTTACTAGTGTTCAGGCACAACGGAGAGGGAAACGAGCTATAGAG GTATTCAAGAAGTTGGCTTGCCGTAGACTTCTGTATCATTCTTATTCAATGCAAGTTCATGGGTTTATCTCTTCTCCAACTATTGGGGGTGCTTCATTTACCCTGGTTCACGGT TACCATGGAAGTTTTTCATTAAGGCACTGGCTTCAGCAATCAGATTGGTTGCCAACCTTAGAAGCTACCCTGGCACTTGATGAGGAGTCTGTTCGACGGGTAGGAGACGACAGCATTGGAGGCCCAGCTGTTACACGACAATTACGCCTCATCCGAATGCTGATGAGAGATCTTTTGATAGGA GTAAATTACTTGCATAGCCATGGACTCGCCCACACAGAACTGAAATTGGAAAATGTGCATGTGAGCCCTCTTGACGGACGTATTAAA GTAGGTATTTTGGGAAATGCTGCCGATTTTCTTGAGAGCAGTTCAAAATCTTCAAATGATGATAGTTTTGATAGTAGGAGGCGCCAAATGATGATTGGATTTGACATGAG GTGTCTGGGATTTATTATGGCAAAGATGGTTCTACGGGAGCTCATGGATCCTTCAATATTTGCGAAGTTCAAATCATTTCTTACCAAG GGAAATGATCCTTCAAGCTTACGTGAATTCATGCTGCCCATTTTATGCAAGAAATCCCCTTCTGGAAATATTGGTCTTCAA ATACTTGATCGGAATTGGGGTGCTGGTTGGAATCTATTGGCCTTATTGCTTGCTCAGAAACCTTTGGAAAGAATAAG CTGCCTAAATGCGTTGAGGCACCCTTTTTTGTGTGGGCCAAAATGGAGGGTCGAGCCATCAATGAACATGATCAGGTGGGGTCTGGGATCTACTGCGGTTCGAATTACTGAGGAGTACATATACGGACACCCTCAG CGTCGCAGACTCTCCCACTTTATTGAGCTAATGGAGATGCTGAACCCTCATCCAAAGCCCAGG AATTGGTTGGACCTATTACCAGGAAAATGGCGTCTGCTATATAGTACAGGTCGTCATATTGGCTTAACCTTTCGACAACCCTCTCATCGGGTTCTGATAGGTGATGTAAACTTATCAGTCACCAGAATATCATCTGCGAAAACAACATTCTCGATCTCTTCAGAAATCGCTTTCAACGTGATCAATGGCCGGGATTGGCCCCACAACAAAACCGGTACACCCGGACATTTAACAGTCACATCCCCATTCAGACTAAGGGCTGGTCGGCGTCTCTACCTCAAGGAAAACATTGACCCGGGAATGTCTTTAACAAGTTCGAACTCAACAAACTCCGTCCTGAAAATCTTGTCAGGGAAGAAATGGAGAAAAGCATTCCCGGTCAGTGAGATTCCTTCAAGCCTTCCAGTAGCCAAACTTGCTTCAAACGACATTGAAATTTCAATGGAACTTGATGAGCCTCTTGGTAGCAAAGTCGAGAGCGCTCAAAGGGTTCTTCAAGAAATAAGATTACAAGTCCCTCCGGAAATGTTTGATCTGACGAAAGTGGTGTGTGGTACATACGTCGATTCTAGGCTCCTCGTCCTTCGCTGTGTAAATGGTTCGGCACTCCTTTTTACTCGAACATGCACAGATGTATAG
- the LOC141656708 gene encoding uncharacterized protein LOC141656708: MWKSVFGRDEEDVDEREDNFYDEDNNNNTDDFCNLTYTQRLYAFAGCLIGGFLLLFLSMVAFVKPIKFALLFTFGNMLAVGSTAFLIGPAEQLRKMFDPVRMYATAVYLGCLLLALICAILIHNKILTVLAMICEICALIWYSLSYIPFARSMVSNLTVRLFDTEF; this comes from the exons ATGTGGAAATCTGTTTTTGGGAGAGATGAAGAAGATGTTGATGAAAGGGAAGATAACTTTTATGATGAagataacaacaacaacactgATGATTTCTGCAATCTCACTTATACTCAG AGACTTTATGCCTTTGCTGGGTGTTTGATTGGTGGATTTCTCTTGCTGTTCCTG TCGATGGTTGCATTTGTAAAACCGATAAAATTTGCTCTTCTATTTACTTTCGGGAACATGCTGGCTGTTGGAAG CACAGCCTTCCTTATCGGACCAGCAGAGCAGCTAAGAAAGATGTTTGATCCTGTTCGCATGTATGCAACTGCAGTGTACTTGGGTTGCCTTCTTTTGGCGCTTATATGTGCGATTTTG ATTCACAACAAGATTCTAACCGTACTTGCTATGATATGTGAGATCTGTGCTCTTATTTG GTACAGCCTAAGCTACATTCCTTTTGCAAGAAGTATGGTTTCTAATTTGACGGTCCGTCTCTTTGATACCGAATTCTAG
- the LOC141656713 gene encoding uncharacterized protein LOC141656713 isoform X2 encodes MEQLDPIMIAALGMISCGDDVMQPSGLKISDMQSMEDEQLFCDAFDGCRKELLEKTSIETAVSDIHDIKFPLMMTNEVQIDENKSDSSESLSSMEWASGATVRPNFLDFPEMDYPGSYGMRRAFSEGDIKALGNGNNISVHSPLQRSLLIGNCTSEDRLQKLARYREKKSRRNFGRKINYACRKALADSQPRVRGRFAKTEETDNCKKQ; translated from the exons ATGGAGCAACTTGATCCCATAATGATAGCTGCTCTTGGAATGATATCTTGTGGGGATGATGTCATGCAGCCTTCAGGCCTTAAAATTAGTGACATGCAGTCCATGGAAGACGAGCAGCTTTTCTGTGACGCGTTTGATGGTTGCAGGAAAGAACTACTTGAGAAAACATCGATAGAAACAGCTGTGTCTGATATCCATGATATCAAATTTCCCCTGATGATGACAAATGAGGTCCAGATTGATGAAAATAAAAGTGATAGCTCAGAGTCTTTAAGCTCAATGGAATGGGCAAGTGGAGCCACTGTGAGGCCGAATTTCTTAGATTTTCCTGAAATGGATTATCCAGGTTCTTATGGGATGCGGAGGGCATTCAGTGAAGGAGACATAAAG GCTCTCGGGAATGGTAACAATATAAGTGTGCATTCTCCTCTCCAGCGGTCCCTGCTGATCGGCAACTGCACCTCTGAAGATCGCCTGCAGAAACTTGCTCGATACAGAGAGAAGAAATCAAGGAGAAACTTCGGCAGGAAAATTaac TATGCTTGCAGGAAGGCTCTAGCTGACAGTCAGCCAAGGGTACGTGGAAGATTTGCGAAGACTGAGGAGACGGACAATTGCAAGAAACAATGA
- the LOC141656713 gene encoding uncharacterized protein LOC141656713 isoform X1, translated as MYAETGLMFPYFQIFSHEMQSLDELCYSQKPSASLDSIITNSAISDYDLGCEGDLFKAPELILEEPMEQLDPIMIAALGMISCGDDVMQPSGLKISDMQSMEDEQLFCDAFDGCRKELLEKTSIETAVSDIHDIKFPLMMTNEVQIDENKSDSSESLSSMEWASGATVRPNFLDFPEMDYPGSYGMRRAFSEGDIKALGNGNNISVHSPLQRSLLIGNCTSEDRLQKLARYREKKSRRNFGRKINYACRKALADSQPRVRGRFAKTEETDNCKKQ; from the exons atgtATGCAGAAACTGGTTTAATGTTCCCATATTTTCAGATTTTTTCTCATGAAATGCAGTCATTAGATGAACTTTGTTACTCTCAGAAACCCTCTGCTTCATTG GACAGCATCATTACAAACTCGGCCATCTCAGACTATGATTTGGGATGCGAAGGTGATCTATTTAAAGCGCCAGAGCTCATACTGGAAGAACCAATGGAGCAACTTGATCCCATAATGATAGCTGCTCTTGGAATGATATCTTGTGGGGATGATGTCATGCAGCCTTCAGGCCTTAAAATTAGTGACATGCAGTCCATGGAAGACGAGCAGCTTTTCTGTGACGCGTTTGATGGTTGCAGGAAAGAACTACTTGAGAAAACATCGATAGAAACAGCTGTGTCTGATATCCATGATATCAAATTTCCCCTGATGATGACAAATGAGGTCCAGATTGATGAAAATAAAAGTGATAGCTCAGAGTCTTTAAGCTCAATGGAATGGGCAAGTGGAGCCACTGTGAGGCCGAATTTCTTAGATTTTCCTGAAATGGATTATCCAGGTTCTTATGGGATGCGGAGGGCATTCAGTGAAGGAGACATAAAG GCTCTCGGGAATGGTAACAATATAAGTGTGCATTCTCCTCTCCAGCGGTCCCTGCTGATCGGCAACTGCACCTCTGAAGATCGCCTGCAGAAACTTGCTCGATACAGAGAGAAGAAATCAAGGAGAAACTTCGGCAGGAAAATTaac TATGCTTGCAGGAAGGCTCTAGCTGACAGTCAGCCAAGGGTACGTGGAAGATTTGCGAAGACTGAGGAGACGGACAATTGCAAGAAACAATGA
- the LOC141656716 gene encoding F-box/kelch-repeat protein At3g23880-like, with translation MCTQLPTNHYIIKSNLNLSSVAGRTSPGCPTNYQPNPKSPIPNPNSQMNKTIDRYRKRKKRLRNNTPKNDIVSSPKSILFHHFNFDESDLPEEVIFSEILTRLPVNSLIKFKLVSKSWNSLISTPNFIKSHLKQTILNQFVPFNCVFIVSPYFFYILNFGAYDRYPDDQRGEKGLIHVKNLNYNDNGVNTFLIGSCNGLICFGRGGSSNGFHYYFRVYNPVMGHYCHVLDPLGNFQWVLMCGFGYVSSKDDYFLFVAGLQKRSSEIFVYVFSIKAKIWRKIGVFNENELTIFSGGRGVLVNETLHWDRTQVWTPNQKCICGFDLVDETFKDVKMPGAFSSRGGGNLSFKLCEINGCLGAWIVNMNGLLEMWVLKEYGVWDSWMILFKMDMVPGFLNFRGWTENGKVLVQTDDGSLLLADPKSSPTEYVSLVKDLGDMDALSFVRSPVSPLF, from the coding sequence ATGTGTACCCAGTTACCCACTAATCACTATATAATCAAGTCAAACTTAAATCTCTCTTCTGTCGCCGGTAGAACATCTCCCGGCTGTCCTACAAATTACCAaccaaaccctaaatccccaattcCAAATCCCAATTCCCAGATGAACAAAACAATCGATCGAtacagaaaaagaaaaaaaagattgaGAAACAACACACCCAAAAACGACATCGTTTCATCACCAAAATCAATACTTTTTCATCATTTTAATTTCGATGAATCTGATCTTCCTGAAGAAGTAATCTTTTCTGAAATCCTCACAAGATTACCTGTTAATTCCCTAATTAAATTCAAATTAGTATCAAAATCATGGAATTCCCTAATTTCTACCCCTAATTTTATCAAATCTCATCTGAAACAAACAATTTTAAATCAATTTGTACCCTTTAATTGTGTGTTTATAGTTTCACCTTATTTCTTTTATATACTTAATTTTGGTGCATATGACAGGTACCCAGATGATCAAAGAGGTGAAAAAGGTTTAATTCATGTTAAAAATCTTAATTATAATGATAATGGTGTTAATACTTTCTTAATTGGATCATGTAATGGTTTAATTTGTTTTGGTAGAGGTGGTTCAAGTAATGGATTTCATTATTATTTTCGGGTTTATAACCCGGTAATGGGTCATTATTGTCATGTTTTAGATCCATTAGGGAATTTTCAATGGGTTTTAATGTGTGGGTTTGGTTATGTTTCGAGTAAAGATGATTACTTTTTGTTTGTTGCTGGTCTTCAGAAGAGAAGTTCTGAGATATTTGTGTATGTTTTTTCGATAAAGGCGAAAATTTGGAGGAAAATTGGTGTGTTTAATGAGAATGAATTGACTATTTTCTCTGGTGGTAGAGGGGTTTTGGTTAATGAGACTTTGCATTGGGATAGAACCCAAGTTTGGACTCCTAATCAGAAATGTATCTGTGGGTTTGATTTGGTTGATGAGACCTTTAAAGATGTGAAAATGCCGGGTGCATTTTCGAGTCGTGGTGGGGGGAATTTGAGTTTTAAGTTGTGTGAGATAAATGGTTGTTTAGGTGCTTGGATTGTGAATATGAATGGATTGTTGGAAATGTGGGTGTTGAAAGAGTATGGGGTGTGGGACTCTTGGATGATCTTGTTTAAAATGGATATGGTTCCGGGTTTTCTTAACTTTCGGGGATGGACTGAGAATGGGAAAGTTTTAGTGCAGACAGATGATGGAAGTCTGTTGCTTGCGGATCCAAAGTCTAGTCCGACTGAATATGTGTCACTGGTTAAAGATTTGGGTGATATGGATGCACTGAGTTTCGTTCGTAGCCCTGTTTCACCCTTattttga
- the LOC141656711 gene encoding pentatricopeptide repeat-containing protein At5g13770, chloroplastic: MAIPSFSPSNYFHPFTQFTISKPFHFIYSPPWLNPPKFIIVHSSTCPPPMLEEEPSSHASPLVQLTYDSNPNPNPNPSVGFKSTRDVNGQDMNKLLLNLLKDPSTQSLGMEYYEKAKASPGFVPQVMTLKSILRYLVKSKKWDLIIVVCKDMVVYKVLPNGMFCGTIVSTCIKARKFKVADMLLKSIEIDEKIASFGYASAIRSYNKLHMYGISIDLYERMKASTIALDPGGYVLVMDAYLKLGDYDKVVELFSELDGNYKVEDLENGVQVYGVLIEALGKARQGFRALEEFERMREKGIPSSALIYTALISSLADMRKIDLVEGLVEEAASKQMVKDPALFLKLVIMYVEEGLMERTLSVVKIMKGANLKVSDCIFCAIVNGYTKKRGLKMAAKVYEELVLEGCEPGQVTYASIINVFFRLGLFSKAKKVFEEMQLRGFDRCVVAYSTMIVMYGKTGQLREAMKLLAKMKERGCEPNVWVYNALIDVHGRANNLRQVDKIWKEMKRKKVKPDRVSYTSIIGAYSKAKEYEGCIEFYEEYRLNGGKIDLAMAGIMVGVFSKINRIDELVKLLQNLKAEGTKLDARLYKSAYNAMTDAGLQMQTTWLEENFGGSLSESLVDKDVRSRKSQGLITN; encoded by the coding sequence ATGGCAATTCCAAGCTTTTCACCATCTAATTACTTTCATCCATTTACCCAATTCACCATTTCCAAGCCTTTTCACTTTATTTACTCACCTCCATGGCTAAATCCTCCCAAGTTCATAATTGTCCATTCCTCTACATGCCCACCTCCTATGTTAGAAGAAGAACCCTCCTCCCATGCATCACCCCTTGTTCAACTCACTTACGACTCGAACCcgaacccaaacccaaacccgagtGTCGGGTTTAAAAGTACTAGGGATGTCAATGGGCAGGATATGAATAAACTCTTGTTAAACTTGCTTAAGGACCCTAGTACTCAATCCCTTGGGATGGAGTATTATGAGAAGGCGAAAGCGAGTCCGGGATTTGTACCTCAAGTTATGACTTTGAAGTCGATTTTGAGGTATTTGGTTAAATCAAAGAAATGGGATTTGATTATTGTTGTATGTAAGGATATGGTTGTGTATAAAGTGTTGCCTAATGGTATGTTTTGTGGTACAATTGTTAGTACTTGTATTAAAGCTAGGAAGTTTAAAGTTGCTGATATGTTACTAAAAAGTATTGAAATCGATGAGAAAATCGCTTCTTTTGGTTATGCTTCCGCAATTAGAAGTTATAATAAGCTTCATATGTATGGGATTTCAATTGATTTGTATGAAAGGATGAAAGCAAGTACGATTGCACTGGACCCTGGAGGGTATGTTTTGGTAATGGATGCTTATTTGAAATTAGGGGATTACGATAAAGTGGTTGAATTATTTAGTGAATTGGATGGGAATTATAAGGTAGAGGATTTAGAAAATGGTGTTCAAGTTTACGGGGTTTTGATCGAGGCCTTAGGGAAAGCAAGGCAAGGGTTTCGAGCTCTTGAGGAGTTTGAGAGAATGCGCGAAAAGGGTATTCCTTCAAGTGCTTTAATTTATACCGCGTTGATTAGTTCATTGGCCGATATGAGGAAAATAGACCTTGTCGAAGGTTTAGTTGAAGAGGCCGCGTCTAAGCAAATGGTTAAGGACCCGGCATTGTTCCTTAAGTTGGTTATCATGTATGTTGAGGAAGGGTTAATGGAAAGGACTTTGAGTGTTGTAAAGATTATGAAAGGGGCTAATTTGAAGGTGTCGGATTGTATTTTTTGCGCGATTGTTAATGGGTATACGAAGAAAAGAGGGCTTAAAATGGCGGCTAAAGTGTACGAAGAGCTTGTATTAGAAGGGTGTGAGCCAGGGCAAGTGACCTATGCTTCAATCATAAATGTCTTCTTTCGATTGGGGTTGTTTTCCAAGGCGAAAAAGGTGTTTGAAGAGATGCAACTTAGGGGATTTGATCGATGTGTGGTGGCTTACTCCACCATGATTGTAATGTATGGCAAGACGGGGCAATTGAGAGAGGCGATGAAGCTACTAGCGAAGATGAAGGAACGAGGGTGTGAGCCTAATGTATGGGTTTACAACGCGCTAATTGATGTTCATGGAAGGGCGAATAATTTAAGGCAGGTTGATAAGATATGGAAGGAAATGAAGCGGAAAAAGGTTAAACCTGATCGAGTTAGCTATACTAGCATTATAGGAGCTTACTCTAAGGCAAAGGAGTATGAGGGTTGTATCGAGTTTTATGAGGAGTATCGGTTGAATGGAGGGAAAATTGACCTAGCCATGGCCGGGATTATGGTTGGTGTCTTCTCGAAGATTAATAGAATCGATGAATTGGTTAAGCTTTTACAGAATTTGAAAGCTGAAGGGACTAAGTTAGATGCAAGACTTTATAAATCTGCTTACAATGCTATGACAGATGCAGGGTTACAAATGCAAACAACATGGCTGGAGGAAAATTTTGGAGGGTCTTTGAGTGAATCTTTGGTTGATAaggatgtgagatctagaaagaGTCAAGGTTTGATCACTAATTAA